A region of uncultured Carboxylicivirga sp. DNA encodes the following proteins:
- a CDS encoding FdtA/QdtA family cupin domain-containing protein, producing MEPSLINLPKHLDERGNLSFIEEDSHLPFQIQRIYWIYDVPGGEVRGGHAFKKNEELIVALSGSFDVVLHDGEREYIFHLNRSYNGVYIPKMIWRSLKNFSTNSLALVAASEKFDEGDYIRNFEQFKG from the coding sequence ATGGAACCGTCTTTAATTAATTTACCTAAGCACCTAGATGAAAGAGGTAACCTGTCCTTTATTGAAGAAGACAGTCATTTACCTTTTCAAATTCAAAGAATATACTGGATTTACGATGTTCCTGGAGGAGAAGTAAGGGGTGGACATGCATTTAAAAAAAATGAAGAGTTAATTGTTGCTCTTTCAGGTAGCTTTGACGTAGTATTGCACGATGGAGAAAGGGAATATATTTTTCATCTTAATCGATCATATAATGGAGTCTACATTCCTAAAATGATTTGGCGTAGTTTGAAAAATTTTTCAACTAATTCACTTGCTCTTGTAGCAGCATCAGAGAAATTTGATGAAGGTGATTACATTCGCAATTTTGAACAATTTAAAGGTTAA
- a CDS encoding FdtA/QdtA family cupin domain-containing protein, which produces MKNIKVFDCPVIEVPKVSNRAGNISIVEGYQNLPFDFKRIFYIYDIPAGESRGAHAHKECHQFIIAASGSFEVSIDDGVNKKTVTLNRPFYGLHIPPGIWAHELNFSSGAICLVVASHKYDEKDYIRNYSEFLEWKSLK; this is translated from the coding sequence ATGAAGAATATTAAAGTTTTTGATTGCCCAGTGATTGAAGTACCAAAAGTTTCCAATCGCGCTGGTAATATTTCAATTGTAGAAGGATATCAGAATCTTCCATTTGATTTTAAGAGAATTTTTTACATTTACGATATTCCAGCTGGAGAATCCAGAGGAGCTCATGCACATAAGGAATGTCATCAATTTATTATAGCAGCGAGTGGGAGTTTTGAAGTATCTATAGATGATGGGGTGAATAAAAAAACAGTGACTTTAAACAGACCTTTCTATGGATTACATATACCTCCCGGGATATGGGCACATGAATTAAATTTTTCTTCCGGGGCAATCTGTCTGGTAGTTGCATCACATAAGTATGACGAAAAAGATTATATTAGAAATTATTCAGAATTTTTAGAATGGAAGTCGTTGAAGTAA
- a CDS encoding DegT/DnrJ/EryC1/StrS family aminotransferase — protein sequence MFVLNPDPYLLPSYRISPFQTKDIVKNHLLQDNDRIDSYFNNRFEGQIIYTENGREAIRIALEQLELNKNDVVTILTTTGNFYISGCVTKEIEKFCQWSREILPETKVFFINHEFGYAFEDIEKLKNTGIPIIEDCASSFFTKGNNIGTIGDYIIYSFPKMFPIQIGGLLINNTTSNIQHSIDKSKLNYIKSVLSKCIDKEDKIVAKRWKNYHYLRTEFSKLGIKERFEKIEGNVPSVFMFKTTGSKLNLPHLKEHFYNHGIQCSVFYGEEAFFLPVHQRLGKEDLDYFISVFKLFLTKYV from the coding sequence ATGTTCGTTCTTAATCCAGATCCATACTTATTACCATCATACAGAATAAGTCCTTTTCAGACAAAGGATATTGTAAAGAATCATCTTTTACAGGATAATGATAGAATTGATTCTTATTTTAACAACAGGTTTGAAGGACAGATTATTTATACGGAGAATGGTCGTGAAGCCATTCGTATTGCACTTGAACAATTGGAATTAAATAAAAACGATGTCGTAACTATTTTAACTACAACAGGAAATTTTTATATAAGTGGTTGTGTAACCAAAGAAATTGAAAAATTTTGCCAATGGTCGAGGGAGATATTGCCAGAAACAAAGGTGTTTTTTATTAATCATGAGTTTGGGTATGCGTTTGAAGATATTGAGAAATTAAAGAATACCGGAATACCCATCATTGAAGATTGCGCTTCATCCTTTTTCACAAAAGGAAATAATATTGGAACAATAGGAGATTATATTATTTATAGTTTCCCAAAAATGTTTCCCATACAAATAGGTGGACTCCTGATAAATAATACTACATCCAACATTCAGCATTCGATTGATAAATCTAAATTGAATTACATTAAGAGTGTCTTGTCAAAATGTATCGATAAGGAAGATAAAATAGTAGCTAAGAGATGGAAAAACTATCATTATTTGCGAACTGAATTTTCAAAACTCGGAATAAAAGAGCGTTTTGAAAAGATTGAAGGAAATGTACCTTCAGTCTTTATGTTTAAGACTACCGGATCCAAATTAAATCTCCCTCATTTAAAAGAGCATTTTTATAATCATGGTATTCAATGCAGTGTCTTTTATGGTGAAGAAGCGTTTTTTCTTCCGGTTCATCAACGTCTGGGAAAAGAAGATCTGGATTATTTTATAAGTGTTTTTAAATTGTTCTTAACTAAGTACGTATGA